One part of the Cinclus cinclus chromosome 20, bCinCin1.1, whole genome shotgun sequence genome encodes these proteins:
- the LOC134052119 gene encoding myosin-1B-like isoform X3, with translation MSSDAEMAIFGEAAPYLRKSEKERIEAQNKPFDAKSSVFVVHAKESFVKGTVTSRESGKVTVKTEGGETLTVKEDQIFSMNPPKYDKIEDMAMMTHLHEPAVLYNLKERYAAWMIYTYSGLFCVTVNPYKWLPVYNPEVVLAYRGKKRQEAPPHIFSISDNAYQFMLTDRENQSILITGESGAGKTVNTKRVIQYFATIAASGDKKKEEKSSGKMQGTLEDQIISANPLLEAFGNAKTVRNDNSSRFGKFIRIHFGATGKLASADIETYLLEKSRVTFQLKAERSYHIFYQIMSNKKPELIDMLLITTNPYDYQFVSQGEITVASINDQEELMATDSAIDILGFTADERTAIYKLTGAVMHYGNLKFKQKQREEQAEPDGTEVADKAAYLMGLNSADLLKALCYPRVKVGNEYVTKGQTVQQVYNSVGALAKAVYEKMFLWMVIRINEQLDTKQPRQYFIGVLDIAGFEIFDFNSLEQLCINFTNEKLQQFFNHHMFVLEQEEYKKEGIEWEFIDFGMDLAACIELIEKPMGIFSILEEECMFPKATDTSFKNKLYDQHLGKSNNFQKPKPGKGKAEAHFSLVHYAGTVDYNISGWLEKNKDPLNETVIGLYQKSSVKTLALLFASAGGEAGQFIEIGGKKGGKKKGSSFQTVSALFRENLNKLMTNLRSTHPHFVRCIIPNETKTPGAMEHELVLHQLRCNGVLEGIRICRKGFPSRVLYADFKQRYKVLNASAIPEGQFIDSKKASEKLLGSIDVDHTQYRFGHTKVFFKAGLIGLLEEMRDEKLAQLITRTQALCRGFLMRVEYQRMVERRESIFCIQYNIRSFMNVKHWPWMKLFFKIKPLLKSAESEKEMANMKGEFEKTKEELAKSEAKRKELEEKMVSLLKEKNDLQLQVQAEADSLADAEERCDQLIKTKIQLEAKIKEVTERAEDEEEINAELTAKKRKLEDECSELKKDIDDLELTLAKVEKEKHATENKVKNLTEEMAALDETIAKLTKEKKALQEAHQQTLDDLQVEEDKVNTLTKAKTKLEQQVDDLEGSLEQEKKLRMDLERAKRKLEGDLKLAQDSIMDLENDKQQLDEKLKKKDFEISQIQSKIEDEQALGMQFQKKIKELQARIEELEEEIEAERTSRAKAEKHRADLSRELEEISERLEEAGGATAAQIDMNKKREAEFQKMRRDLEEATLQHEATASALRKKHADSTAELGEQIDNLQRVKQKLEKEKSEMKMEIDDLASNMESVSKAKANLEKMCRTLEDQLSEIKTKEEEHQRMINDLNAQRARLQTEAGEYSRQVDEKDALVSQLSRGKQAFTQQIEELKRHLEEEIKAKSALAHALQSARHDCDLLREQYEEEQEAKGELQRALSKANSEVAQWRTKYETDAIQRTEELEEAKKKLAQRLQDAEEHVEAVNAKCASLEKTKQRLQNEVEDLMIDVERSNAACAALDKKQKNFDKILAEWKQKYEETQAELEASQKESRSLSTELFKMKNAYEESLDHLETMKRENKNLQQEISDLTEQIAEGGKAIHELEKVKKQIEQEKSEIQAALEEAEASLEHEEGKILRLQLELNQVKSEIDRKIAEKDEEIDQLKRNHLRVVDSMQSTLDAEIRSRNEALRLKKKMEGDLNEMEIQLSHANRMAAEAQKNLRNTQAVLKDTQIHLDEALRTQDDLKEQVAMVERRANLLQAEVEELRAALEQTERSRKLAEQELLDASERVQLLHTQNTSLINTKKKLETDIAQIQGEMEDTIQEARNAEEKAKKAITDAAMMAEELKKEQDTSAHLERMKKNLDQTVKDLQHRLEEAEQLALKGGKKQIQKLEARVRELEGEVDAEQKRSAEAVKGVRKYERRVKELTYQSEEDRKNVLRLQDLVDKLQMKVKSYKRQAEEAEELSNVNLSKFRKIQHELEEAEERADIAESQVNKLRVKSREFHSKKIAEEE, from the exons ATGTCATCAGACGCCGAGATGGCCATCTTTGGGGAGGCTGCTCCTTACCTCCGGAAGTCAGAAAAGGAGAGAATTGAGGCCCAGAACAAACCTTTTGATGCCAAGTCATCCGTCTTTGTGGTACATGCAAAGGAATCCTTTGTGAAAGGGACAGTCACGAGCAGGGAATCAGGAAAAGTCACTGTCAAGACTGAAGGGGGAGAG ACCCTGACCGTGAAGGAAGATCAAATCTTCTCCATGAACCCTCCCAAGTATGACAAAATCGAGGACATGGCCATGATGACCCACCTCCACGAACCCGCTGTGCTGTACAACCTCAAAGAGCGTTATGCAGCCTGGATGATCTAC ACCTACTCGGGTCTCTTCTGCGTCACCGTCAACCCCTACAAGTGGCTGCCGGTGTACAACCCCGAGGTGGTGTTGGCCTACCGAGGCAAGAAGCGCCAGGAGGCCCCTCCACACATCTTCTCCATCTCTGACAATGCCTATCAGTTCATGCTGACTG ATCGGGAGAACCAGTCCATCCTGATCAC CGGAGAATCCGGTGCTGGGAAGACTGTGAACACAAAGCGTGTCATCCAGTACTTTGCAACAATTGCAGCCAGTGGAGacaagaagaaggaggagaagtcATCAGGCAAAATGCAG GGAACGCTTGAGGATCAAATCATCAGCGCCAACCCACTGCTGGAGGCCTTTGGAAACGCCAAGACCGTGAGGAACGACAACTCCTCACGCTTT GGCAAATTCATCAGAATCCACTTTGGGGCCACAGGCAAACTGGCTTCTGCTGACATTGAAACTT ATCTGCTGGAGAAGTCCAGAGTCACTTTCCAGCTCAAGGCGGAAAGGAGCTACCACATCTTTTATCAGATCATGTCCAACAAGAAGCCAGAGCTAATCG ACATGCTCCTCATCACCACCAACCCATATGACTACCAATTTGTGAGTCAAGGTGAGATCACTGTTGCCAGCATTAACGACCAGGAGGAGCTGATGGCTACAGAT AGTGCCATTGACATCCTGGGTTTCACTGCCGATGAGAGAACAGCCATCTACAAGCTGACTGGGGCTGTCATGCATTACGGGAACTTGAAGTTCAAACAGAAACAACgagaggagcaggcagagcctgaTGGCACAGAAG TTGCTGACAAGGCTGCCTACCTGATGGGTCTGAACTCAGCAGACCTGCTCAAGGCCCTCTGCTACCCCCGAGTCAAGGTGGGGAACGAATACGTGACCAAGGGCCAAACTGTGCAGCAG GTGTACAATTCAGTGGGTGCCCTGGCAAAGGCTGTCTATGAGAAGATGTTCCTGTGGATGGTTATTCGCATCAATGAACAGCTGGACACGAAGCAGCCCAGGCAGTACTTCATTGGTGTCCTGGACATTGCTGGCTTTGAGATATTTGAT TTCaacagcctggagcagctgtgcatCAACTTCACCAATGAGAAACTGCAACAGTTCTTCAACCACCACATGTtcgtgctggagcaggaggagtaCAAGAAGGAGGGGATTGAATGGGAGTTCATTGACTTTGGCATGGACCTGGCTGCCTGCATTGAGCTCATTGAGAAG CCCATGGGCATCTTCTCCATCCTGGAAGAGGAGTGCATGTTCCCCAAGGCAACTGACACCTCTTTCAAGAACAAGCTCTATGACCAGCACCTGGGCAAGTCCAACAACTTCCAGAAGCCCAAGCCTGGCAAAGGCAAGGCTGAAGCCCACTTCTCCCTGGTGCACTACGCTGGCACAGTGGACTACAACATCTCTGGCTGGCTGGAGAAGAACAAAGACCCTCTGAATGAAACTGTCATTGGGCTGTACCAGAAATCATCTGTGAAGACCCTGGCTTTACTCTTTGcctctgctggaggagaggcaggtCAGTTCATTGAAAT tggtggcaaGAAGGGAGGCAAGAAGAAGGGTTCTTCTTTCCAGACTGTCTCAGCTCTTTTCCGG GAGAACCTGAACAAGCTGATGACCAATCTGCGGAGCACTCACCCCCATTTTGTGCGCTGTATCATCCCCAATGAGACTAAAACACCTG GTGCCATGGAGCACGAGCTGGTGCTGCACCAGCTGCGCTGTAACGGCGTGCTGGAAGGGATCAGGATTTGCAGGAAAGGCTTCCCCAGCAGAGTCCTCTATGCTGACTTCAAACAGAG ATACAAGGTGCTTAATGCCAGTGCCATCCCCGAGGGACAGTTCATCGATAGCAAGAAGGCTTCTGAGAAGCTCCTTGGCTCAATCGATGTGGACCACACCCAGTACAGATTTGGACACACCAAG GTGTTCTTCAAAGCTGGGTTGATAGGGCTCCTGGAGGAGATGAGGGATgagaagctggcacagctcaTCACCCGCACCCAGGCCTTGTGCAGGGGCTTCCTGATGAGGGTGGAGTACCAGAGAATGGTGGAGAGGAG GGAGTCCATCTTCTGCATCCAGTACAACATTCGTTCATTCATGAATGTCAAACACTGGCCATGGATGAAGCTGTTCTTCAAGATCAAGCCTTTGCTGAAGAGTGCAGAGTCTGAGAAGGAGATGGCCAACATGAAGGGGGAGTTTGAGAAAACCAAGGAAGAACTTGCCAAGTCAGAAGCAAAGCGGAAGGAGCTTGAGGAGAAAATGGTTTCTTtactgaaggagaaaaatgacCTGCAGCTCCAAGTGCAGGCT GAAGCAGATAGCTTGGCTGATGCTGAGGAAAGGTGTGACCAGCtcatcaaaaccaaaatccagcTGGAAGCCAAAATTAAAGAGGTGACTGAAAGAGCTGAGGATGAAGAGGAAATTAATGCTGAGCTTACAGCCAAGAAGAGGAAACTGGAGGATGAATGTTCAGAGCTGAAGAAAGACATTGATGACCTTGAGCTAACACTGGCCAAggtggagaaagaaaaacatgccACGGAAAACAAG GTGAAAAACCTGACTGAGGAGATGGCAGCCCTGGACGAGACCATTGCCAAGCtgacaaaagagaagaaagcccTCCAAGAGGCCCATCAGCAGACCCTGGATGACCTGCAGGtagaggaagacaaagtcaatACTCTGACCAAAGCCAAGACCAAGCTGGAACAGCAAGTGGACGAT CTGGAAGGGTCCCTGGAGCAAGAGAAGAAACTGCGCATGGACCTGGAGAGAGCTAAGAGGAAACTGGAAGGAGACCTGAAGCTGGCCCAGGACAGCATCATGGATTTGGAGAAtgacaagcagcagctggatgagAAACTGAAGAA gaaagaCTTTGAAATCAGCCAGATCCAGAGCAAGATCGAGGATGAACAAGCCCTGGGCATGCAATTTCAGAAGAAGATCAAGGAGTTGCAG GCCCGTattgaggagctggaggaggaaattGAGGCAGAGCGAACCTCTCGCGCTAAAGCAGAGAAGCATCGGGCTGACCTGtccagggagctggaggagatcAGCGAGCGCCTGGAAGAAGCAGGAGGGGCCACAGCAGCTCAGATTGATATGAACAAGAAGCGTGAGGCAGAATTCCAGAAGATGCGCCGTGACCTGGAAGAGGCCACGCTGCAGCACGAGGCCACGGCTTCCGCCCTGCGCAAGAAGCACGCggacagcacagctgagctgggggagCAGATCGACAACCTGCAACGCGTGAagcagaagctggagaaggagaagagtgAGATGAAGATGGAGATTGATGACTTGGCCAGCAACATGGAGTCTGTCTCCAAAGCCAAG GCTAACCTGGAGAAGATGTGCCGCACCCTGGAAGACCAGCTGAGTGAGATTAAGACCAAGGAAGAAGAGCATCAGCGCATGATCAATGACCTCAATGCTCAAAGAGCTCGTCTGCAGACAGAAGCAG GAGAATATTCACGCCAGGTGGATGAGAAGGATGCTTTGGTTTCTCAGCTGTCAAGAGGTAAACAGGCTTTCACCCAACAGATTGAGGAACTCAAGAGGCATCTGGAAGAAGAGATAAAG GCCAAGAGTGCCCTGGCCCATGCCCTGCAGTCCGCTCGCCACGACTGTGACTTGCTCCGAGAACAAtatgaggaggagcaggaggccaAGGGGGAGCTGCAGCGAGCCCTGTCCAAGGCCAACAGTGAAGTGGCCCAGTGGAGAACCAAATATGAGACGGACGCGATTCAGCGCACGGAGGAGCTCGAGGAGGCCAA GAAGAAGCTGGCCCAGCGTCTGCAGGATGCAGAGGAACATGTTGAGGCTGTCAATGCCAAATGTGCCTCCCTGgaaaagacaaagcagagaCTGCAGAATGAAGTGGAGGACCTGATGATTGACGTGGAGAGATCcaatgctgcctgtgctgctctggataAGAAGCAGAAGAACTTTGACAAG ATCCTGGCAGAATGGAAGCAGAAGTATGAGGAAACgcaggctgagctggaggcCTCCCAGAAGGAGTCACGCTctctcagcacagagctgttcaAGATGAAGAATGCCTATGAGGAGTCCTTGGACCACCTGGAAACAATGAAGCGGGAGAACAAGAACTTGCAGC AGGAGATTTCTGACCTCACGGAGCAGATTGCTGAGGGAGGAAAAGCGATTCATGAGCTTGAGAAAGTCAAGAAGCAGATTGAGCAGGAGAAGTCTGAAATTCAGGCTGCTCTGGAGGAAGCTGAG GCCTCCCTGGAACATGAAGAGGGGAAGATCTTGCGCCTGCAGCTTGAGCTCAACCAAGTGAAGTCTGAGATTGACAGGAAGATAGCAGAGAAAGATGAGGAGATTGACCAGCTGAAGAGAAACCACCTCCGAGTCGTGGACTCCATGCAGAGCACTCTGGATGCTGAGATCAGGAGCAGGAATGAAGCCCTGAGACTGAAGAAGAAGATGGAGGGAGACCTGAATGAAATGGAGATTCAGCTGAGCCATGCCAACCGCATGGCTGCAGAGGCACAGAAGAACCTGAGAAACACCCAGGCAGTTCTCAAG GACACCCAGATCCATCTGGATGAAGCTCTCAGGACTCAGGATGACCTGAAGGAGCAGGTGGCCATGGTGGAGCGCAGAGCAAACCTGCTGCAGGCTGAAGTTGAGGAGCTCCgggcagccctggagcagaCAGAGCGGTCGAGGAAACTGGCTGAGCAGGAGCTTCTGGATGCAAGTGAGAGAGTTCAGCTTCTCCACACTCAG AACACCAGCTTGATCAACACCAAGAAGAAGCTGGAAACGGACATTGCCCAGATCCAGGGTGAAATGGAGGATACCATCCAGGAAGCCCGCAATGCTGAGGAGAAGGCCAAGAAGGCCATCACAGAT GCAGCCATGATGGCAGAAGagctgaagaaggagcaggACACCAGTGCCCACCTGGAGAGAATGAAGAAGAACCTGGACCAGACAGTGAAGGACCTGCAGCACCGTCTGGAAGAGGCTGagcagctggcactgaagggagggaagaagcagatCCAGAAGCTGGAGGCCAGG GTGCGGGAGCTGGAAGGGGAGGTTGATGCTGAGCAGAAGCGCAGCGCTGAAGCCGTGAAGGGTGTGCGCAAGTACGAGCGGAGGGTGAAGGAACTGACCTACCAG TCTGAGGAAGACAGGAAGAATGTCCTCAGGCTGCAGGATCTGGTGGACAAGCTGCAAATGAAAGTGAAATCCTACAAGAGACAAGCTGAGGAAGCT GAGGAGCTGTCCAATGTCAACCTGTCCAAGTTCCGCAAGATCCAGCACGAGCTGGAGGAAGCTGAGGAGCGGGCTGACATTGCAGAGTCACAGGTCAACAAGCTCCGAGTGAAGAGCCGGGAGTTTCACAGCAAGAAAATTGCAGAGGAAGAGTAG